CACCTGATTGCGGGTGGTAAAGGTTTTGGCGATACCCGCCTTAGCCACATCCACCGAGGCCACCATGGTTTGTCCATCAAATGAAATCACCTTGCCGCCGACGCAGCCCGGCAAAAACTCCTTGTAAGACTCAACATCATTGACCAGATCGTACATCTGCCGGGCACTGAATCTGACCAGTGCACTTCGGGTAACCTTAGGCATTCGTGTGTATTCAAACTCTTGAAATTAGATAGCCGCAGATTGTAACACGGCTTGCCTTAAACGCAGCAACCGCCAAAACGAACAAAAACTCACCAATAAAAACATTCGCTTGGCAAAACATGTAAATATTCACCAGTGGTCAATTCCAAATTGCAGGCCCCACGCTATAATAGCCGGCCTATGGTAAAGAAAAACGCAAAAAAAGCCGCTCAGCCGGCTACCATCGCCCGCAATAAGCGTGCGACATTCGAATACAAGTTCGATGAAAAATTCGAGGCAGGCCTGTCCCTGATGGGATGGGAAGTGAAGTCTATCCGCGCCGGAAAAATCAACATCTCAGACAGTTACGTGATGCTGAAAAACGGTGAAGCCTACTTGCACCACTGCCATATCACCCCACTGCACGCCGCCTCCACGCACGTGGTCTGCGACCCTACACGCCCGCGCAAGCTGCTGCTTAACCGGCGCGAGCTGGATCGCCTGGCCGGTTTGGTTGAACGCCAGGGCTACGCCATCGTGCCTATCTCCATGTACTGGCGGAAAGGCGCCTGGGTCAAGGTGGAAATTGGTCTGGGTAAGGGCAAGAAAGCCCACGACAAGCGTGATGATATCAAGCAGCGCGACTGGGCCATTGAAAAAGCACGGGTGATGAAAAACAAATAAGCTGCCTGTTTTCGAACGTAAAACAGACAGTTGATTGTCACTGCCAAATTAAGCCTTGGTGTTCAGGGCCCCATGGGAGTACAATCAAATCATCTTGGGGGCGATTCTGGATTCGACGGGATTCGCGAAACTCCGGGAGCATGCCGAGGGGCGGTTGGCCTCGTAAAAAGCCGCAAAGTTATA
The window above is part of the Shewanella litorisediminis genome. Proteins encoded here:
- the smpB gene encoding SsrA-binding protein SmpB produces the protein MVKKNAKKAAQPATIARNKRATFEYKFDEKFEAGLSLMGWEVKSIRAGKINISDSYVMLKNGEAYLHHCHITPLHAASTHVVCDPTRPRKLLLNRRELDRLAGLVERQGYAIVPISMYWRKGAWVKVEIGLGKGKKAHDKRDDIKQRDWAIEKARVMKNK